The Scleropages formosus chromosome 21, fSclFor1.1, whole genome shotgun sequence DNA segment AGGGATCAATACTGACACCAGAGCCCGGGGGCAGGGGGGTCTACAGTACTCCTTTCCCATGACAGTCTAACAAACTCTATGCAGAGTGAGCAGCCAGCTTCCAGGCTGCTGACTTTTCAGCTCGTACTCAGCTAACATTTATCATTTCCATATAGTGCATGACAGTATGACAGTACTGGGAAGACAAAGTAAAACCAGGGCCAGTGGAAGCAGTGCAGGTGCCAGCAGCCTGAGCCACAATGACCATATGGAAAGGCCAACCCTGTGACATGTGGCTGCAAGTGTTGCCTCCCTTTGGTGGGCCACAGAAATAACTAGAGCGATGAATTAATGCCCATCTGTTGCTTGTCGCACGGTATAAAGTAATAAGCAGGGCCTGTAAGACACAGGTGCACTTGATATGTGCACTGGAATTCAAGTGTGAATTATTTCCTGTCCAACCTCAGACTTTGTGCTATGTagcattttactttgtttttaaactttaaatgcTCTCCATTATCTATAAAAAGCCCAATGTTTCATTACACCATCTCCTTGATATGATCGCACTAACCCtggcattaaaaatgaatattcatgtcGTTGGGAAGTGACAGTTATGTACTGattaacagaaacaaaataagaaattgTGCTTGACTGATGATTTTGtttgctgcacatttttttctaaaattaccaaaatattttaaatttacggACAATGCAGCCCTAACAGGGAGGACAGCTCTTGCTGTATCACTTTTCTGATCCCAAAACCATCTACTACGGTTTTGTACTTTAAAGTTTAACCAGCAAAtaaagaggaggggaaaaaaaaaaaaaaaagtaaacaaaacgatgaatgaacaaactgagAAACCTCCAGTCTTTAACAAGTTCCCATGCAATAATATAAAACTAGTCTTAATATGCCAAGATGgatgtgggagggggggggttaaaTGTACAGCAGACAGTAAGGTGTGTGATGCCTCACCAgggctgctctctctctcctccttgaTCTCCAGGCTTCCAGGAACTCCTCTCTCCTTAGACTGGTCTTGCACAAACATTTTGTCTCTGCTGCTCATCCGGCAGACTGAGGTCCTAGAGCAGAaacaagacagacacacacacacacacacacacacacacacacacacactttcagaaccgcttgtcccatatggggtcacggggaaccggagcctacccggtaacacagggcgtaaggccagagggggagggaacacgcccaggacgggacgccagtccgtcgcaaggcaccccaagcgggactcgaaccccagacccaccggaaagtaggaccgtggtccaacccactgcgccaccgcacccccacaccagaaacaagacatttaaatgaaaataatgagacacatgatgatgataaagTGGTGCAAAAGAATTATTCCCTGTAGACCAGAGTACTGAAAAGGAGAGCACTGCATTTTTTGGGAAGGGGGCTGCTTTCAGAAGACAAAAGTAGAATTTGACACAGTGACTATTGAATGGATGCTGGGTGGAGAGCTCACAGAGCTGGGAAAACAGAAGGATGAGTGagtaaacaacaaaacaaaagtataaGAGAAAGGTGGACAATGAAGGGAAGAAAAGGCAACGGAGAAGGAAGACTGGGTCACACATAGGACCAGGTCAAGATCCGTTTCATGACCATGTggcagaatgagctccctccattcctcagaactgctaaatcccttTCAGCCAACAAGGAGGGTCCCAAAACACATCTCATCAGGCAACCTTCTCACCTGATCTCCTACAATTTCCATACTCAGATGAGACCATCAAGATCACCTCTATAATTCTATATGCTGCAAAAAAGGGACACAGGACAGACTGATGGTACTTCTACAATGTCTGCATCTCAAGCTTTGTTATTTCTTTGCTATTGAATTTGGTCAGGCAGCAAGAGGAAGAAATGTATAGAATGGAGCAGTGAGCCACAGCTGGTAGAGAAGGGTACAACACACTGTTAGAGACATCTAGTTTTCAACCAATATGTAATACtaattttttaacagaaatacaaatacattgtTGGTTTAAAGTGATCAGCTGACCTTCGGTTCTTGTTGGGAGTGTTTGGTGCTGCAGACTCCGTCACCTGCTGTTGGTCGTTGGCAGATTGCTCATTGCgccactgcaaaaaaagaacCCCACACTCATCATAACTGATGTTGCCAAGACACAAAGAGCTACTATTAAAAATGATATGAAAGCTCACAGGAATACTTACATTGGCCTGTTTTTGGGAGAGGTCCTCCAGCAGGGCCTTGACACTTTCATCAGCTACATCCAGGGGCGTCTGGCCCTGAAATGGGGGGTGGGTACTGACTATAGCTCATTTACACAATACCTAAAATCTGTGTCTGTGCATGATGAACACATATCTGGCCTACTGTTTCCATGTTTTATACTGGCCTGTGGAGCATGTACAACTATGCATCATGCACACTTGagaaggaaatgcattttaacatttcaatcCATACCAGAcattccctctgtaaatatatgGATGACTaaagtgtttcatttccttCTGCTAGAAATGTTAATATCTGATATgcatgacacaaaaaaaaaaaaaaaaaaaaaaaaaaaaaaaaagaagttgtcAAGTCTGGAGACCTTTCTGGAACTTACTAGGCAGGGTTATACATTTACAAGTGTAAAATCTTGATGTTGACATAATgcacgaattgtatttttcctgtgagatgtatgttgctttgaagaaaagtgtctgctaaatgaaaagatgTAGATATTGTAACCTTCTGActctgtctttgtttttaaatgtggatgtaCGCAGTTtctctgtgtggtgtttctgtCTCTGACCCAGTGCTGTTAACTAATAAAAGCTTAACTAAAACAAATAGTGTATtagcacccccctccctcctcacagCATTGCTTTTTGCCTCCATGTTGCAAAGCTGCTCAGCTAGAATCCTGCAGGCATCGCCTTGGCCCCAGTGTGCTGCGGCGTGGAGGGGAGTCCATCCATCGGTGTCTGTCACCGACAGCTCCATcccgcagtgacacagaagccTGGTGCACAGGCAAAAACACTGCAGTCACTGCCATGCCACATACTTGCTCTACACTACACAGCTCATTTGGTATCATACTACCCAATTTCTTGAAGGGgggtcaaaaaagaaaagggaaatcaAAAAAAGACCAAAGTATGTTTTGAAACATCCGTAAAGTATTTCTTTAATGATGACTGTTACATCACACTCACTTCAATAgtaaaaacaagcaaagcagACTGGAAACCTCATATCTGTAATGTCAAAAAAGTGACTAAATAAACACCTGAAGCTGAAGAAAATCCAATTGCtcagtttatttaataataaacaaacccaCCATAAAAGCGGTAcggtggttaaggacacagatttACCCTGAAGGTTGTTAGTTCATGCCACACTTACTGCTCCTACTGCAGAACCATAAAAAAAGGTAATGCTGAGCTGATCCAATAAAAACTCAGCTGTTTGCATAACTACTACACACTGACAGCTAGGCAAAGTATATTGTTATTAGCAGCAGTTTATATTGTAGCAAAGGGACAGAAGCTGCACTGCTGGCTCTGGTGACATACCGAGTATCACAGCCAACATCAGGGTACAATAAATGCATGAACACAGCAGCACTCCAGTGTAACCACTGTAATCGCAAGAGACGCTTACTTTAATACTTCAATGTAGCCCTTAGCTGCTGCCACGTGTAGAGGTGTCGCTCCAGTCTTGGGGTGTCTCAGGTCTGATGGAAGCCCTTCAACAGACCACGTTCTGGCATCTTTCATGAtctgctcctcctcttctcgCTTCACTGCGGCCACATCCACACCTGAGAAAggcacacaaataaaacatgtatttctCCCTTTTCCAAGCGATTAGTGACAACTAACAAGTTACGTACAGCTTGGAGAAAGAGGCCAAGAGAGAGAACGTGACCAGAGGAGAGCGCATTGAGTCATTCCCCATGCCGTGGTGCTCATGTGGAGTAGGAGAGCATCCCATCTCTGCACTTAAGAGAAACTGTGCTGATAGCCACTGCAGGCCTCACAGCTGAGGGTGCAAAGGCAGCGTTAAAGCAAGACTCTGCGCTACATGGAAACAGGCAAGCGTTTGTCACTCTACGGTGAGGGGTTTACATAAAATTAAACTCTGACTGGGGGGTTCACCTTATCCCAATAGTTTGAACTCACAGCCAGGTCCTGTGCAACACCTTATGGACACAAAGACCCTTTTCTCACAACACAAGCTTGATATTCATGACAAAGGGATTTCTGCCCATTACACAGTGCTTTCAGTCACACAACAGGTGTTCTACTCACTGTCAACCCAATCTCTCACTgtgcaaagcacatggacagCATGCTTCTTCCATAGTGGAAAAAGTACTTTATACATTTCCTATCACACTGAACTCTGAACCAATCACAATAATCAATTAAGTAAATATCACAACTGCAACTGTAGAGCCAATATCATTGTCGTTATTGGCCATTTtggctgaagcttttctccaaaagaaattacagtgttaaactactcactgtgattcacccatttatacagttgggtcatttttttttctccccccccccataccaGCTCAGGATAAGTTCCTTGACCATGGGTGcaagagcaggaagtgggattcgaacctgcaaccttcaaagCAAAAGGCAGCAACTAACCCATATGCTATTTGCTACCCCAAGTTGACTGACCTTGCAACAACAATTTGCTCAATAGCGTGATTTTGCTGAACAAATTCACCCAGTTATTGGAGGGAAGACTGCAGTACTTCAAATTCTTTGGAACTGCATAAAAGCATTTCAGGGAACTTAATGACTTTATAGAAGTCTGGTGCCTCACACTGAAAAATGAGGATTGTGAAACACTGAGAAGAATGCGTGTTCTCTTGTTGCGAACATCAGAGGAACTCTGGAAACAGTGCTACACTGTAGTGCCTACCCTGTCTTAGCATGTGCTCTCGCAGGAGTGCCTCTGTGTCCTCATCTTCTGCAATGTCCACAGGGACATCACCATCACAGTTCACCATGCACACATTCGAGCCATTCTGCAGCAAGAAGCTGGAACAGAAAAGTGGCAGACAGGTGGAGGTGAGGAAGAAAGTCTCCAAAGACAAGGTGTCACAGTACAGCTGCCATGTGTGAAGGAAGCACTAACTCTGCGATTTCAACATTCCCACAGGAAGCTGCCACATGCAGCGGTGTCCAGCCTTCGCTGTCAGCCTGGTTCACATTAGCACcctgagaaaggaggaaaacCACGACCTCCATGCTTCCATCGATGCAGGCCTaggagaagcagaggagatGGGAAGTCACACAAACAGGTACAGAAATTACATGTACATATGAGCTGGACAGCACTGTAAGctaccttgaacaaaggcatcaaaattaatacaattaGTAAATAAGTAATTGATCATTGTGGACTTTTAAGGTCTACAGCCACATTCATTTTCTCTTGGAAATAAAATAGCTTGTTTGAAATCCTGCTGTCTATTGCCTCACCATCATGTTTgcaatgtctacagctgctcAGAGCAGAACTGGTAATCACTAACATTGGAATTTTCAAACACTAAACAACCAAACTATTATATtgcatgtgctttatttttgtcCCCCTCTTCACAAACATGTTAGCTGTAGATTTCTTTACGATTGTCTTTATTAGTAGACCATGCATtgatcagcttttttttttttaagagcacAAAAACATCACAGTAAAAGCAACACTGGAGGACAAGAGCTCACCTGGTGAAGAGCCGTAATTCCATCAGCATTTGCACTGTTCACAAGGTCTCCGCACTGGTACTCATCGGTGTCCTTCTCCCTAGCTTCTCTCAGCATCTCCTTGGCCTCCTCTATGTCTCCACACGCACATGCTGCCAGGAACTCAGCTGCCCTCTCAAACCTGACTCGCCGCCTGCAGTAAACCAGGCAAAAGACGAACTGCAGACAACTCCAGCAGAGGTACAGAAAAATTagagtaaaatgtttttgtctccaGCACGAAAGTTTATCATTAACGTTTCATAACAAATGAAAAGCCACAAACAAATTTACAAATTTCATTGAAACTACATGTTTGCCATTGTCAATGAATCTGAATGATTGTCTACAGCCTGGAGGAAGCAgcagtcccccccccaaacacacccCACGGGCAACGTGCAGTTACCAATCCATCTGAAGTAAGAATGTGGAGATcacgcaaactccatgcagactgatcAGTGAGAGCTGATGTCCAGTCccaccactatgccacccagaAGTggcacatttttataatttaaaaatcaaacctCATGCTGTAATACtctggagcaaggtactaaccctgaagcACTCCAGGAGGATTatgtttacataaatatttaacagttaATAAATATCTTCttatgggggggcgcagtggtttggactgggtcctgatctccggtatgtctggggttcaagtcctgcctggggtgccttgcgatggactggtgtcccatcctgggtgtgtcccgagtagccaggttaggctccggctccccgcgaccccgtatgggtcgagcggttcaaaaagtgtgtgtgtgtgtaaatatctCCTTTAAAAGCTTAACTAAACAGTAAGGAGCTTAAGGTggcaaattgtttttaaattaataaacaaatgtaaaaaaacactgATCAGGAAGGACCTGTTTACAACATGCAACCTAAGAAGTTCCAGTTTTAACAGAACAGcagcatacatttaaaaaaccaccatagaaaaaaaggcacaaaacaaTCCCATGTCATCTCTTCCACTGCACCCTGTTTGTGCAAATGTAGTTGCACTGTATTAGggaagaaatgcaaatacattatataaataCTTCAATGAACACTTCAGATCATGTTTGCACATCTTGTTCACTTAGCAAATACATTGTTTTCACATATCCCTGAACCAAAAATTGTTAGGCCAATGGCACGAATCAAAGAGCTGCATCAGTGAATGGATTCACTTTTACTGCTCCATCCATTCAGGTTTGGGTCTATTAATGAAAGGCTGCAGTTTggaacattattttcagtaacactGCTGCCCAGgaaaccaaataaatattttatttctacatTAAGACTGATAAATTTAAAACCATCTAAGCAGACACATCAGGTTCTACCAAGTagtcttgcaaaaaaaaaaaaaaaaaacccaccaaaataaaaaatcccACCAGCCAAAGTGCTCTACTTCACTAACATTTGACTTTGAAAACTAGGTGCTATGAAAGTGCTGACTTAAGTTATTTCTCACAGCTCCTACATCTGAGCTCATCAGTTATTGTTGACAACTACTGATATTTGTTAAGCAGCACTCTTCAGAACATGATATAATTATTCTGAAAAGCTCTGCAGGTTTAAATCACATTCTCAGTCTTTTGCCATTTACATAGTTacactgggcattgaaatgcttgtgacgaggCTCAGATTCAGGCATTGACAGTACAAGCAGTTATTAGACACGAACAAACATCTTGAAACAAGATGTGCTAATAAGTATggcagaacaaaataaaagtacaataaatagtaaatactGAATAGTAAATGTCTAGGGGTCCAGAAGAGGCAGTAATATAATGTTAGTAACAAAGTGTCACAGTGCTAGGTGAAGGACTACCGCCTGTTAAGTAGTCTGATGGCTCAAAGGTAATAGCACCCAGCTCAGAAAGACCCaggtttatttgattttattttaaaaaaaaaaaaaaaaaaaagcatgattaCATCACTTCCAATACACTGATAATATGTTAAAAGTATTGTCTGCAACCCAGCATCTTCATCATAGCATCCTGGCTCTTTATTCTGCCCTATGTGCATAAACAACACTGTGCACTGGAGTAGAGCTTCATGTTTGGCACTGCTCACTGGTGTCGGTGATACAGCTGCGAAGGTCCagacctctgtgtgtgtgtgtgtgtgtgtgtgggcagaaTACACACGTGCCACGTGGGTCTAGCCGTCAACTGACTGGCTGCTGTCACCTGAAGAAGTCCCTACTTCCTGCTATTAAGATGCGCACCATCAAAACGGGCTGTTTCCTCTCTGACTGTACAGGACAAGGAGAATCaaactgactgactgtgtgtcgctccccctctctctctctctcacacacacagacacatcaaGAGGAGAAGTGTGACACTGCAGTTACTGCGCACATGTGGCACCGCCGGTACATACACATCACGTAAATATTGTTGCCACGGATGACCAACCAGCTGTTCATGATAAACAAGAGGACATCATTACCACCACAAAGAAGTTGTTAGTTGGAGTAGAACCGACGTCGATGGTTCAACCGTGTGCGCAGTCGAGTCGGCGGTCCAGCCCCGTGATTCTGGTGAtacgccttttttttttttaccctgccTGGAGCTGCAGACACTCAGCCAGCAACCAAAGAGCTGCTGAACTGAATATGGAATAAAATAAGTATTTGGCGCAGTTTTAAATCCAGTTGGGCGGTGTCGAAAGTCCGACAGGAAGCTGCGGCGCGCGTACGCACCTCGGCTACGCTTCACAGCTGACACACGAATAGTGCGTAATCATAGTTGTTACAGCGCACACTGTAGTCTAGATGTTACAGGGCAGAGTGTAGCGAGAACTGACACACCTCACCTCCCACTTGTTGCTCCGCGCTCTCCCGGCCCACTGTCCCCCGACGGGCTCCCGGCCTCAGGCTCGGCGCCTCTGTCCCGCGCGTCGCCTCTCCGCCGGCGCCGGGGCACAGCCGGTTCCCTGTCCGTGTTGGAGCCCGCCCAGCGCTTCAGCTGCTCCCGACGCTTGCTTTTGGCTGCGTCCGCCATGTATATCGCGTCAGCGCGCTGAGCCCCGCGGTACTGCTTCAGCTGGAGAGCCGCTCCCTGTCGGCCGCCGAAAGTCTCTCATCGCACTTCCTCGTTTTGAGTCGCGCTCTCGGCGATACAAACCGAAGGCTTAATATATTCAGGCGGAACAGGGTTCTCGGCTGCCCATTGGCCGGTTCTCTGCGCCTCGAGCGGCCTCGCATGCACCTTCTTGCATTTATTGGTCACCCGAAGATCGGAAGAACCAATGAAAAGATGAGGAGAAAGTTTACTGAACCGCGCATccatgtttaaatgtaaataaagtaataaagtagAACGATTACTTACTATATAAATTGTGAGGTTTAGAAGGTTTAGTGTCTTATTCACAAACAAGTCCTTGTTTTAATCCTACgtacaaaatgtaattaatgagTACTATAGAAAGTGTTTCATTAATCTTGCTGCCTCGTTCCATCGaagttaattttcattttaatacataGCAATTCATAGAAAGAACGTTCCTCAAGTTTACGACAGCAGGAGCTAGGGCTCAACCTATGCCCAAACCTAGTCCCAAGGCAGTGGCAGGAAGGAGGATGCATATATCAAAACAGGTTTCCCGTGGTATCACAGATGTTAAAATATGCAGGATGGTGGCAAAACTCCTCAGTTCGTGCAGCAGGGTCAGGGCAAAGGTGGACTTGGAACTGCCTCCACCCACTCCAGAAGCCCAGCTCTCACTGGTCACAGATCTCAATGTCCTCTGGTGACATCAAGGAATTCTACCAAAAAGGCTCTCACAGCTTCTGCCAACATGAGGTTGTCCTTCTAAAGAGATTCTACGGAGTAGGGCCACAGATTGGTGTGATTAGTGTTCTCCCTACATGTCTTCAGACCCCTTCGGTGGTGCCCCTTGGTCAGCAGCATGAGCTCGAAGAACAACAAAGGTCCATTATACTTGATGTAGACCACTTCTTTGGCAGTGAATCCCAGGAGTCCTAGAACATCTCTCAGGTGAAAGGATCTCACCCAGGAAAGCATCCATCATCATCCTATTTCCTCcaacagaagcacagggtgttcTTGAAGGTGGTCTCCATCCCTGGAGTTGTTGACCATACTTGTCCACAAAATCCTCGGCGCTGTCGACTTCCTTGGGAGTGCT contains these protein-coding regions:
- the ppp1r12c gene encoding protein phosphatase 1 regulatory subunit 12C produces the protein MADAAKSKRREQLKRWAGSNTDREPAVPRRRRRGDARDRGAEPEAGSPSGDSGPGERGATSGRRRVRFERAAEFLAACACGDIEEAKEMLREAREKDTDEYQCGDLVNSANADGITALHQACIDGSMEVVVFLLSQGANVNQADSEGWTPLHVAASCGNVEIADFLLQNGSNVCMVNCDGDVPVDIAEDEDTEALLREHMLRQGVDVAAVKREEEEQIMKDARTWSVEGLPSDLRHPKTGATPLHVAAAKGYIEVLKLLCHCGMELSVTDTDGWTPLHAAAHWGQGDACRILAEQLCNMEAKSNAGQTPLDVADESVKALLEDLSQKQANWRNEQSANDQQQVTESAAPNTPNKNRRTSVCRMSSRDKMFVQDQSKERGVPGSLEIKEERESSPESSTMASPDNESRTISNVPAVDKCEKDAEKEERERERESRTARVQPTPQQREEGAGSTDRRIFQAPMRDEESESQRKARSRLMRQSRRSTQGVTLTDLKEAERTVSKNPENQRSIQPVSPVITVTPAERDMGPTKDGGPDGEKAMRAGAKERRRGRKERRSTGLTHLGSEEVEDGDRMEDILSDSSSTHSDPQLEDYADRSTPDYKMLYRKVLEENELIREKLQETELLLNENKVELERLRQSQENSSERPALLELERFEKRSLERKAIELQDELKVLADLRADNQRLKDENAALIRVISKLSR